From one Oncorhynchus clarkii lewisi isolate Uvic-CL-2024 chromosome 6, UVic_Ocla_1.0, whole genome shotgun sequence genomic stretch:
- the LOC139410857 gene encoding serine-rich adhesin for platelets-like isoform X4 — protein MKQRHMRPTRTGQEASQWRVIQHGMKNNLTFEQLSMLCLKIVKVVTQTALRILLPALARIMGVNLRSGATSPESQCSLTGSEDSLGSLDEREKKLLISEMNYWTKERRNGSAGCRQKSTCRTSSPCCSPKRSQTSLQSLPATREAPLMEDPLKALFGVTEESLMISLVEGHSNPTSSSSSELSCAIVGEVVHQLNSGLSVAIQASPGNVPPMDSQDIAAGKEVIRVASVQILAELQSQTSEPEWVGFIEPLMDPVTDDVLDAIVGTMDKMAQDFNILLDLAKKMTILGSKFLTNLQCDLDVECPSGKEGTTHFLKETGSSTSVVARKLQTLSSPDFQSKALKAVSTILTRKVSSSSGMAPSSRPSSAAPSLTEAPLNTSCTALTSVTSTATVIVKAFVGGMETIASFEGTCEAVDWPVPVNDHKTGSSQMITFSLARTLYGCIRAKLRDLLTLSTREEGVAKDASLQESSDTLEKATVSTVEVQLPSTELSRVPRESQPIPALCRSNLDTSTQEVLSSVFSIYKSELSKVESKSLAVVSSSDESLEACWFVDGVLSKLDDYTISQSPSPNEDLSVSTQNSQLSSEESVRITESSTSLIQSIKKLSSNDFQTQAEEAVSKVLMRSSHSFITQISHTGLQKSLQAGLSSSSPSEIHVLSESMSSMSSENTASGLVETFVKGMATIFQKNESTDTVLLERSGRVSQCSHGGSQLDDTELSVKISEEKLWSTAKTICVSMKNTLKDFFTRLKPSGYERTENASSKETLGEILVAIQSEISNLGRMKDSKELLQINDMVGTILKEVEKSEDDSEQVYQDNPRTCSSLSTLNGRSSLSSSSKGPRSECELEINLPGTPIPDQVPFDLTCPIVRSSCIDTRVSKMPDISSSDLKTKMMAHTDEPLHRNSPMTDSSRPPSAKASFRSSTPSFTSKGTSLVPKEDGIDIEEKEECIPSSSGHLRELLITPDISSATAFPLQYLMDPSKDDDICFVTILVIRLLSKIRPSALDGPSQQAADMTETSQQLIRQVLSEFCAASRFSRTQAYSQNLYIHRVFRGVHQNLMEEFGSYNTLQAAISSQDPAFDRVLVKSLTQQLVQGCKEASRPASAATNPLDQAETERGAEQKARRSFLCFSMTKLRINFKRSKRGNKKDCHSVQEQTEIPSTDGHCIAPVGEVSPSIPQLVKKRSLIVRVFSAMMKPFRRFTKKNL, from the exons ATGAAACAGAGACACATGAGACCAACAAGAACAGGACAGGAGGCAAG CCAATGGAGAGTGATTCAGCATGGCATGAAAAATAAC CTCACATTCGAGCAGCTCTCCATGCTGTGTCTGAAGATTGTTAAAGTCGTGACCCAGACAGCCCTCCGCATTCTCCTACCAGCGCTCGCTCGTATCATGGGGGTGAACCTGAGGAGTGGGGCAACCTCCCCAGAATCCCAGTGCTCTCTGACAGGGTCTGAGGATTCCTTAGGCAgtctggatgagagagagaaaaagctgcTGATCAGTGAGATGAACTACTGGActaaggagaggaggaatggcaGTGCAGGGTGCCGACAAAAATCGACTTGCAGAACCTCATCACCATGCTGTTCGCCTAAGAG GTCCCAGACCTCATTGCAGAGCTTGCCTGCAACTAGAGAGGCTCCCCTCATGGAGGATCCTCTGAAGGCTCTTTTTGGGGTAACGGAAGAGAGCCTCATGATATCCCTGGTTGAGGGTCACTCCAACCccacctcctccagctcctccgaGTTGAGCTGTGCTATCGTGGGGGAGGTGGTACACCAGCTTAACTCTGGCCTCTCAGTGGCCATTCAGGCCAGCCCGGGGAATGTCCCCCCTATGGACAGTCAGGACATAGCAGCAGGCAAGGAGGTCATTCGGGTAGCCTCGGTGCAGATCCTGGCCGAGCTACAGAGCCAAACGTCTGAGCCAGAGTGGGTAGGGTTTATCGAGCCCCTCATGGACCCTGTGACCGATGATGTGCTGGATGCCATTGTCGGCACAATGGACAAAATGGCACAGGACTTCAACATCCTATTGGATCTGGCCAAGAAGATGACAATCTTGGGGTCTAAATTTCTGACCAATCTTCAATGTGACCTTGATGTTGAGTGTCCATCTGGGAAAGAAGGGACCACTCACTTTCTCAAAGAGACTGGATCCTCTACCAGTGTGGTGGCCAGAAAGCTTCAGACCCTCTCTAGCCCCGACTTTCAGTCTAAAGCCCTGAAGGCGGTGAGCACCATCCTTACAAGGAAAGTCAGCAGCTCTTCAGGCATGGCTCCTTCCTCTAGGCCTTCTAGTGCTGCTCCTAGCCTTACTGAAGCCCCCCTGAATACCAGCTGCACAGCCCTGACATCTGTAACCTCCACTGCCACAGTGATTGTTAAGGCATTTGTGGGAGGCATGGAGACGATAGCATCATTTGAAGGCACATGTGAAGCCGTTGATTGGCCAGTTCCTGTAAATGACCACAAAACAGGATCTTCACAGATGATAACCTTCTCTCTAGCCCGCACACTCTACGGCTGTATACGAGCAAAGCTGAGGGACCTTTTAACTCTATCCACTCGAGAAGAAGGTGTGGCTAAGGATGCTTCTCTTCAGGAGTCTTCAGACACCCTGGAAAAGGCAACTGTTTCAACTGTTGAGGTCCAGTTACCCAGCACCGAACTTAGTAGAGTTCCCAGAGAGAGCCAACCAATACCAGCTCTCTGTCGCTCCAATCTGGATACCAGTACTCAAGAAGTTCTTAGCAGTGTTTTTTCCAtctacaagtcagagttatcaaaAGTGGAGAGTAAATCCTTGGCCGTTGTCAGTTCATCTGATGAGTCCCTAGAGGCTTGTTGGTTTGTTGATGGTGTCCTATCAAAGCTCGATGACTATACTATTTCCCAGTCACCCTCACCCAATGAAGACTTGAGCGTGAGTACTCAAAATTCTCAACTGAGctcagaagagagtgtcagaatCACAGAGTCCTCTACTAGTCTGATTCAGAGCATTAAGAAGCTCTCTAGCAATGACTTCCAGACTCAGGCAGAAGAGGCAGTGAGTAAAGTGCTGATGAGATCCAGTCATTCCTTTATCACACAGATCAGCCATACTGGTCTTCAGAAAAGTCTGCAGGCTGGCTTATCATCTAGCTCACCATCAGAGATCCATGTCCTTTCAGAATCCATGTCCTCCATGTCCTCTGAGAATACAGCCTCTGGATTAGTGGAAACCTTTGTCAAAGGAATGGCAACTATTTTCCAGAAAAATGAGTCCACTGACACTGTGCTACTGGAAAGAAGTGGGAGAGTTTCGCAGTGCTCCCACGGGGGCTCCCAACTGGATGATACTGAATTGAGTGTTAAAATATCAGAGGAGAAGCTTTGGTCAACAGCTAAGACCATCTGCGTCAGTATGAAGAACACACTTAAGGATTTCTTCACAAGGCTGAAGCCATCCGGATACGAAAGGACAGAAAATGCTTCTTCCAAAGAGACCCTTGGGGAAATCCTGGTTGCTATCCAGAGTGAAATCTCAAACTTAGGGCGAATGAAGGATTCCAAGGAGCTCCTTCAGATCAATGATATGGTAGGAACTATACTGAAGGAGGTTGAGAAAAGTGAGGATGACAGTGAACAAGTCTACCAAGACAACCCTAGAACCTGTTCATCTTTGTCCACTTTAAATGGTCGTAGTTCCTTGTCCAGCTCTTCAAAGGGTCCTAGGTCAGAGTGTGAGTTAGAGATCAACCTCCCTGGCACTCCCATCCCTGACCAAGTGCCTTTTGATCTGACCTGCCCCATCGTCAGGAGCTCCTGCATCGACACCAGGGTCTCTAAAATGCCAGATATTTCTTCAAGTGACCTAAAGACAAAGATGATGGCACACACAGATGAACCCCTGCATCGTAACAGTCCAATGACTGACAGCAGTCGACCACCGAGTGCTAAAGCCTCTTTTCGATCCTCCACTCCGTCTTTCACCAGCAAGGGAACCTCTTTGGTGCCAAAGGAAGATGGGATTGACAttgaagagaaggaggagtgtaTCCCCAGCAGCTCTGGCCATCTGAGGGAGCTCTTAATCACCCCGGACATCAGCAGTGCCACTGCATTCCCACTGCAGTACTTGATGGACCCCAGCAAAGATGAtgacatctgttttgtcaccataCTGGTGATAAGGTTGCTATCGAAGATCAGACCCTCAGCCCTAGATGGACCCTCCCAACAGGCAGCAGACATGACAGAAACATCTCAGCAACTCATCAGACAAGTCCTGTCTGAGTTCTGTGCTGCATCCAGATTCTCCAGGACACAGGCATATTCCCAGAACCTGTACATCCACAGGGTGTTCAGAGGTGTACATCAAAACCTCATGGAGGAGTTTGGCTCTTATAACACCCTGCAAGCAGCTATTTCCTCCCAGGACCCTGCATTTGACAGAGTCCTGGTAAAGTCCTTGACCCAGCAGCTGGTACAAGGATGCAAGGAGGCGTCAAGACCAGCTTCTGCTGCAACAAACCCATTAGACCaggctgagacagagaggggggctgAGCAGAAAGCAAGAAGGAGCTTCCTTTGCTTTTCAATGACCAAACTCAGGATCAACTTCAAG CGTTCCAAGAGAGGAAACAAAAAGGACTGCCATTCAGTCCAGGAACAGACTGAGATTCCCTCTACTGATGGACATTGCATAG ctCCAGTTGGAGAGgtttctccctccatacctcaGCTTGTCAAAAAAAGATCCTTGATTGTCAGGGTCTTTTCAGCAATGATGAAGCCATTCAGGCGCTTCACCAAGAAGAACCTGTAA
- the LOC139410857 gene encoding serine-rich adhesin for platelets-like isoform X3 has protein sequence MPSLKIGTCCAPILLSFLRSLTDDQWRVIQHGMKNNLTFEQLSMLCLKIVKVVTQTALRILLPALARIMGVNLRSGATSPESQCSLTGSEDSLGSLDEREKKLLISEMNYWTKERRNGSAGCRQKSTCRTSSPCCSPKRSQTSLQSLPATREAPLMEDPLKALFGVTEESLMISLVEGHSNPTSSSSSELSCAIVGEVVHQLNSGLSVAIQASPGNVPPMDSQDIAAGKEVIRVASVQILAELQSQTSEPEWVGFIEPLMDPVTDDVLDAIVGTMDKMAQDFNILLDLAKKMTILGSKFLTNLQCDLDVECPSGKEGTTHFLKETGSSTSVVARKLQTLSSPDFQSKALKAVSTILTRKVSSSSGMAPSSRPSSAAPSLTEAPLNTSCTALTSVTSTATVIVKAFVGGMETIASFEGTCEAVDWPVPVNDHKTGSSQMITFSLARTLYGCIRAKLRDLLTLSTREEGVAKDASLQESSDTLEKATVSTVEVQLPSTELSRVPRESQPIPALCRSNLDTSTQEVLSSVFSIYKSELSKVESKSLAVVSSSDESLEACWFVDGVLSKLDDYTISQSPSPNEDLSVSTQNSQLSSEESVRITESSTSLIQSIKKLSSNDFQTQAEEAVSKVLMRSSHSFITQISHTGLQKSLQAGLSSSSPSEIHVLSESMSSMSSENTASGLVETFVKGMATIFQKNESTDTVLLERSGRVSQCSHGGSQLDDTELSVKISEEKLWSTAKTICVSMKNTLKDFFTRLKPSGYERTENASSKETLGEILVAIQSEISNLGRMKDSKELLQINDMVGTILKEVEKSEDDSEQVYQDNPRTCSSLSTLNGRSSLSSSSKGPRSECELEINLPGTPIPDQVPFDLTCPIVRSSCIDTRVSKMPDISSSDLKTKMMAHTDEPLHRNSPMTDSSRPPSAKASFRSSTPSFTSKGTSLVPKEDGIDIEEKEECIPSSSGHLRELLITPDISSATAFPLQYLMDPSKDDDICFVTILVIRLLSKIRPSALDGPSQQAADMTETSQQLIRQVLSEFCAASRFSRTQAYSQNLYIHRVFRGVHQNLMEEFGSYNTLQAAISSQDPAFDRVLVKSLTQQLVQGCKEASRPASAATNPLDQAETERGAEQKARRSFLCFSMTKLRINFKRSKRGNKKDCHSVQEQTEIPSTDGHCIAPVGEVSPSIPQLVKKRSLIVRVFSAMMKPFRRFTKKNL, from the exons ATGCCTTCTCTCAAGATTGGGACATGCTGTGCCccaatcctcctctccttcctgaggAGTCTAACTGATGA CCAATGGAGAGTGATTCAGCATGGCATGAAAAATAAC CTCACATTCGAGCAGCTCTCCATGCTGTGTCTGAAGATTGTTAAAGTCGTGACCCAGACAGCCCTCCGCATTCTCCTACCAGCGCTCGCTCGTATCATGGGGGTGAACCTGAGGAGTGGGGCAACCTCCCCAGAATCCCAGTGCTCTCTGACAGGGTCTGAGGATTCCTTAGGCAgtctggatgagagagagaaaaagctgcTGATCAGTGAGATGAACTACTGGActaaggagaggaggaatggcaGTGCAGGGTGCCGACAAAAATCGACTTGCAGAACCTCATCACCATGCTGTTCGCCTAAGAG GTCCCAGACCTCATTGCAGAGCTTGCCTGCAACTAGAGAGGCTCCCCTCATGGAGGATCCTCTGAAGGCTCTTTTTGGGGTAACGGAAGAGAGCCTCATGATATCCCTGGTTGAGGGTCACTCCAACCccacctcctccagctcctccgaGTTGAGCTGTGCTATCGTGGGGGAGGTGGTACACCAGCTTAACTCTGGCCTCTCAGTGGCCATTCAGGCCAGCCCGGGGAATGTCCCCCCTATGGACAGTCAGGACATAGCAGCAGGCAAGGAGGTCATTCGGGTAGCCTCGGTGCAGATCCTGGCCGAGCTACAGAGCCAAACGTCTGAGCCAGAGTGGGTAGGGTTTATCGAGCCCCTCATGGACCCTGTGACCGATGATGTGCTGGATGCCATTGTCGGCACAATGGACAAAATGGCACAGGACTTCAACATCCTATTGGATCTGGCCAAGAAGATGACAATCTTGGGGTCTAAATTTCTGACCAATCTTCAATGTGACCTTGATGTTGAGTGTCCATCTGGGAAAGAAGGGACCACTCACTTTCTCAAAGAGACTGGATCCTCTACCAGTGTGGTGGCCAGAAAGCTTCAGACCCTCTCTAGCCCCGACTTTCAGTCTAAAGCCCTGAAGGCGGTGAGCACCATCCTTACAAGGAAAGTCAGCAGCTCTTCAGGCATGGCTCCTTCCTCTAGGCCTTCTAGTGCTGCTCCTAGCCTTACTGAAGCCCCCCTGAATACCAGCTGCACAGCCCTGACATCTGTAACCTCCACTGCCACAGTGATTGTTAAGGCATTTGTGGGAGGCATGGAGACGATAGCATCATTTGAAGGCACATGTGAAGCCGTTGATTGGCCAGTTCCTGTAAATGACCACAAAACAGGATCTTCACAGATGATAACCTTCTCTCTAGCCCGCACACTCTACGGCTGTATACGAGCAAAGCTGAGGGACCTTTTAACTCTATCCACTCGAGAAGAAGGTGTGGCTAAGGATGCTTCTCTTCAGGAGTCTTCAGACACCCTGGAAAAGGCAACTGTTTCAACTGTTGAGGTCCAGTTACCCAGCACCGAACTTAGTAGAGTTCCCAGAGAGAGCCAACCAATACCAGCTCTCTGTCGCTCCAATCTGGATACCAGTACTCAAGAAGTTCTTAGCAGTGTTTTTTCCAtctacaagtcagagttatcaaaAGTGGAGAGTAAATCCTTGGCCGTTGTCAGTTCATCTGATGAGTCCCTAGAGGCTTGTTGGTTTGTTGATGGTGTCCTATCAAAGCTCGATGACTATACTATTTCCCAGTCACCCTCACCCAATGAAGACTTGAGCGTGAGTACTCAAAATTCTCAACTGAGctcagaagagagtgtcagaatCACAGAGTCCTCTACTAGTCTGATTCAGAGCATTAAGAAGCTCTCTAGCAATGACTTCCAGACTCAGGCAGAAGAGGCAGTGAGTAAAGTGCTGATGAGATCCAGTCATTCCTTTATCACACAGATCAGCCATACTGGTCTTCAGAAAAGTCTGCAGGCTGGCTTATCATCTAGCTCACCATCAGAGATCCATGTCCTTTCAGAATCCATGTCCTCCATGTCCTCTGAGAATACAGCCTCTGGATTAGTGGAAACCTTTGTCAAAGGAATGGCAACTATTTTCCAGAAAAATGAGTCCACTGACACTGTGCTACTGGAAAGAAGTGGGAGAGTTTCGCAGTGCTCCCACGGGGGCTCCCAACTGGATGATACTGAATTGAGTGTTAAAATATCAGAGGAGAAGCTTTGGTCAACAGCTAAGACCATCTGCGTCAGTATGAAGAACACACTTAAGGATTTCTTCACAAGGCTGAAGCCATCCGGATACGAAAGGACAGAAAATGCTTCTTCCAAAGAGACCCTTGGGGAAATCCTGGTTGCTATCCAGAGTGAAATCTCAAACTTAGGGCGAATGAAGGATTCCAAGGAGCTCCTTCAGATCAATGATATGGTAGGAACTATACTGAAGGAGGTTGAGAAAAGTGAGGATGACAGTGAACAAGTCTACCAAGACAACCCTAGAACCTGTTCATCTTTGTCCACTTTAAATGGTCGTAGTTCCTTGTCCAGCTCTTCAAAGGGTCCTAGGTCAGAGTGTGAGTTAGAGATCAACCTCCCTGGCACTCCCATCCCTGACCAAGTGCCTTTTGATCTGACCTGCCCCATCGTCAGGAGCTCCTGCATCGACACCAGGGTCTCTAAAATGCCAGATATTTCTTCAAGTGACCTAAAGACAAAGATGATGGCACACACAGATGAACCCCTGCATCGTAACAGTCCAATGACTGACAGCAGTCGACCACCGAGTGCTAAAGCCTCTTTTCGATCCTCCACTCCGTCTTTCACCAGCAAGGGAACCTCTTTGGTGCCAAAGGAAGATGGGATTGACAttgaagagaaggaggagtgtaTCCCCAGCAGCTCTGGCCATCTGAGGGAGCTCTTAATCACCCCGGACATCAGCAGTGCCACTGCATTCCCACTGCAGTACTTGATGGACCCCAGCAAAGATGAtgacatctgttttgtcaccataCTGGTGATAAGGTTGCTATCGAAGATCAGACCCTCAGCCCTAGATGGACCCTCCCAACAGGCAGCAGACATGACAGAAACATCTCAGCAACTCATCAGACAAGTCCTGTCTGAGTTCTGTGCTGCATCCAGATTCTCCAGGACACAGGCATATTCCCAGAACCTGTACATCCACAGGGTGTTCAGAGGTGTACATCAAAACCTCATGGAGGAGTTTGGCTCTTATAACACCCTGCAAGCAGCTATTTCCTCCCAGGACCCTGCATTTGACAGAGTCCTGGTAAAGTCCTTGACCCAGCAGCTGGTACAAGGATGCAAGGAGGCGTCAAGACCAGCTTCTGCTGCAACAAACCCATTAGACCaggctgagacagagaggggggctgAGCAGAAAGCAAGAAGGAGCTTCCTTTGCTTTTCAATGACCAAACTCAGGATCAACTTCAAG CGTTCCAAGAGAGGAAACAAAAAGGACTGCCATTCAGTCCAGGAACAGACTGAGATTCCCTCTACTGATGGACATTGCATAG ctCCAGTTGGAGAGgtttctccctccatacctcaGCTTGTCAAAAAAAGATCCTTGATTGTCAGGGTCTTTTCAGCAATGATGAAGCCATTCAGGCGCTTCACCAAGAAGAACCTGTAA